A stretch of the Diadema setosum chromosome 16, eeDiaSeto1, whole genome shotgun sequence genome encodes the following:
- the LOC140240249 gene encoding uncharacterized protein, producing MAAAAVNQPGQGRLYFICVPRSGSTSLLKCLSFFEDSDVWFEPFVICRIVRRQFARNTGRALPTEWDEEHAVDFDRAAAFMQASNKLPSSEGKKFAFSEVKHAIDNSKRQIVIVKDMATSFSNRLQYLPSPASGFKFVFMIRDPYHAISSYRKASVAAFRKLGHYHGNDSDYDVSVDDPYYGSQRTCYEKLREVWLHVRNELDPSPLVIDTEDFLADPKGFLQKICQVGGLPYDDGLLHWDASPDVTMTWKEPGGIPGMMTNSLSDFHLTAATSSHIHPRKVRKPRPDRASLTEDVLSVVDRGMPFYEELYKHRFIP from the exons ATGGCGGCGGCAGCTGTTAACCAACCAGGACAGGGTCGTCTGTATTTCATCTGCGTCCCTCGGAGCGGTTCGACGTCCCTGCTGAAATGTCTCAGCTTCTTCGAGGACAGCGACGTCTGGTTCGAGCCCTTCGTCATATGTCGCATCGTGAGGAGGCAGTTCGCTCGTAACACGGGGCGAGCCCTGCCCACGGAGTGGGACGAGGAGCACGCGGTGGACTTCGACAGGGCTGCGGCATTCATGCAAGCATCGAACAAACTGCCCTCGAGTGAGGGAAAGAAATTTGC GTTTTCTGAGGTGAAGCACGCAATTGATAACTCCAAGCGACAAATCGTCATCGTCAAGGACATGGCGACTTCGTTCTCTAATCGACTGCAATATCTGCCCAGCCCAGCATCAGGCTTCAAGTTTGTCTTCATGATCAGGGACCCATATCACGCCATCTCTTCGTACCGCAAGGCGTCCGTCGCTGCGTTCAGAAAATTGGggcattaccatggcaacgacaGTGACTACGACGTGTCCGTCGATGACCCCTACTACGGCAGCCAGCGCACCTGCTACGAGAAACTACGCGAGGTTTGGCTTCACGTTCGCAACGAACTCGACCCGAGCCCCTTGGTGATCGATACGGAAGACTTCCTGGCAGATCCGAAGGGGTTCCTGCAGAAGATCTGCCAGGTTGGAGGTCTACCGTACGACGACGGCCTCCTACACTGGGACGCTTCCCCTGACGTCACCATGACGTGGAAAGAGCCTGGAGGAATTCCTGGAATGATGACCAACAGTCTATCCGACTTTCATCTGACTGCTGCCACCAGTTCCCACATCCATCCTAGGAAGGTACGGAAGCCCAGACCAGACCGGGCCAGTTTGACCGAGGATGTTCTCAGCGTTGTTGACCGAGGCATGCCATTCTATGAAGAGCTTTATAAGCATCGATTCATCCCATAA